agataaatattgtgattttaaaaaacccaACAACCTCAAAATTTAATGGgaataaaaatactgaagacTTTGCAGTTTGAAAGGCAATGTTTTTTATAGGGTTAGATGCTATTCTTGGACGCATATATTAAAGCTTTTACATGATGTAAGgctgccatctagtggtaaATGTGGCGATTTGCTACCAAGTAAAGCAGagaaaatacactatattgccaaaagtatttgctcacccatccaaataatcagaatcaggtgttccaatcacttccgtggccacaggtgtataaaatcaagcacctaggcatgcagactgcttttacaaacatttgtgaaagaatctgtgcgacgccagtgcacaaagcaaggtccatggatgacagagtctggtgtggatgaacttgactggcctgcacagagtcctgacctcaacctgatagaacacctttgggatgaattagagcagagactgagagccagaccttctggtccaacatcagtgtgtgacctcacaaatgtgcttctgaaagaatggtcaaaaattcccataaacacactcctaaaccttgtggacagccttcccagaagagttgaagctgttatagctgcaaagggtggaccgaggtcatattgaaccctacggattaggaatgggatgtcacttacgttcatatgcgagtcaaggcaggtgagcgaatacttttatATACTGTATTGTACTCATCAatatctagatagatagatagatagatagatagatagatggatggatagatagatagatagatagatagatagatcgatactttagtaatcctgagggaaatttaaGATATTTTACAATAATCTCAGATAATCTTTTAAGAAAATCCCACAAAAAGTTGTGTGTTGTCTACAAAATATTATTATGATTCCTTCATCTCGTTAGGTAGCATATGAAGGTCCATCTGTCTCTTGAGGGCCACGCAGATAGATGACAGTACGGAtgctaagaaaaaaaagaaaaaagccaagTTAGGCTAATTGTTCACAACCCCCCCAACAGACCTAATAGATATTACAGATGATAGAACTGCAACAATCACACAATTAATCGATGAAGAgaacttgaaaatgttttaataattgGGTCTTTAAGCCAACATTCACTGGTTTAAGCTTCTCCGATGTGAATATTTGCTAGTTTCTATGGTTTCCTGCAACtgtaaactgattattttttggCTTTGGCTCAACAGTTCAGCACAACAAGCCCTAAGTAGGTGTAACTTATGGATGAAATGGAAATCATAGACAACTAATAATTgatttattaaaaagtattttgcaGACTAACTGATGAAAACAACGAGacaacatgtagaataaactAATGCAGTGCATTTGCAGCATATCATCCATATCTTCCTGAAGCATTTGTAGAATTCTTGATATTTTCACAACAACTTTTCAACTTTCCCTGTTTTAAATACTGAATCTGTTGGTTTGCGCAAAACCAACAGAACATCTTGACATGGTTTGTCTGATAAGACCAAAGAGGAAGTTGAGCTGATGCGGCATATGCGTGTATTTCCTTTCAATACCATATGAAATTGCATGAAGTTGCATCCGGTATAAAAGGGTAAAGCTTCAGGAAGTAGAGTTTTGACAGTGTTTTAAACACGCATGCATTTTTATGGACCTAAGACTAACTTCTACCATAAAGCAAGTCCGAACTACAAAAATGTGAAGGTTTAATTGCCTGTAATGCGACTATGTGAAGCGATTTGATAATGTAAGTAACAAAAGGATTGCACGCAAACATAAAAAACTACCAACTACATAAACCGTATATGATCAGATCTTaccttttaccattttttagGAGATCGAAGGCCTCATTGATTTGATTCAGTTGCCGTGTGTGAGTGATAAACTCATCCAGCTTCAGCTTGTTGTCCATGTAGTCATCCACCAGTTTCGGCACATCCAGTACACTCTTCCAGCCTGtacaagaagaagacaaaacTCAGGTCTTATGAACCAACACAGTGATCACTATTGATCCCTGAAGAAAGCCACTTTTCCTATCACTGTCTCTTTAGTGCCATGTGAGAGAAATCCTCCTCCTGTGACTCTGATGTTAGATTCAATGCATGTCAGAAGTTAGTTTGTGATTACTTGTTGACACAGTGTTCATCATTTTCtacttctttttgtggtttccTGTGTTACACAACTGACCATCTTGATAATGAGTACaaactttttaacttttaatcacATCAGGATGTTTGGTCACAGGCTGCATGATCATACATTGGTGTTAGAAATACATCAAATGTTACAtgttgtgtggttgtgttgtatTTGGGTCTCAGTAGTTTGTGGTTACTGTGACCTGCCTGTCAGCTGTCAGTGAATCTGTGCTTGTACTCCTGTTGAAAAGTAACTCAAAACTGCTGTATTCTGTGATAGCGGGgcaatttcatcaaaattccaGCTAAATCCATGAACTGATTTTAACTcttaatatttgaattattaATCAACACAACTCTGTACCTGAAGCCATaatcaaaacatgtttacaaGTGATATTTTAGTAAACACTTTCCTGAAGTCTAAAATCAAATTGGCCCCAGAAATGCcacatcaattttttttttttgtatttggagGTAGATCTTTAGCTGAACAATAATGCACACAATTTTACATTGCAATTGTCACTCAGGTTTCAATCATACCATTTCACATTAACTGACACATTAcaggagctcattttttgtgccTGAACTAATAGGCTCAGTAGCATTGTATTCAGTTCACCTCCAAAATAAGTCCCCTTCAAAGTGCGGCCCATCAGCAGCTTTTCAACCAGGACAGATATTGATTCTGTCTCTGTCCACCCAGCAATGACACACATGCCCCAGGCATCTGTTGTGGACTCAAGTGCAGCACTCTAGGACAAGAGGCAGACCTGACatcttcaaaaaaatactttttaaattacatatacaaaaacacatataaaaaatacagttgtaAATTTGTGCAGTGtgtcacttttgtttttgcagaaacaaacatcagtGGTGACACTGTTTTAATATTACTACTGTACTTGCAGAACTGCATTTGCAAATACTCAGCTGTCTAAAGTTTGGAGCGAGGTTGAGACACCCACCATGATAACTGGACTTCCAACACACTCCAGAGCATAGTCCACCCCTCCGTTGGTCTTCTCCACCACAACCTCTTGGATAGGCTTGCTAAAATCTCTGGGGTTGATACAGTCAGTGGCTCCAAACAGTTTGGCTTTCTCAAACTTCTCAGGGTTGATGTCAATCCCAATGATGGTTTTTGCCATGGCAACCTTGCAGCCCATGATGGCAGCCAGTCCAACTGCTCCAAGCCCAAACACGACACACGAGGAATCTTTCTCAACCTGGACGTACACAAATTGGAAACCAGTCAATCAAAAGGAATTTATGATCACGTCATAATTTCCACAGATAACATTTGTTGCATTTCGAGTCCATTCCTCTATCTGTGTTTATcaccatttattattttatttacactgtATTGAATTTTTATTCCTATGTAAACCTAGTCATAATTAAAGATCCCATATTATGCTCATTTAGAGGTTGATAATTCTGCTTTTGGCATCTACTAGAATATTCTTAAATGCTTTAATGTTTAAAGatcacattatttttctcatgcTATAAATTGCTCGTAACACCTTATAAGGTCCCCTCCCAAAAAGTCTAGTCTACACTGATTGGTCAGTTGGCCTGACAAAGCGAGATAATGTTTGTTACGTACCATAATCCCGGATGTTTGAGTATAGGAAGAAAGGTTTACatatcttattttgaaagaagcATCCTAAAATGTTCAGCCAATTTTTGgaataatatttatatataatatattgatGAACAAGAACAACATCTTTTATATTCAACTTATATTATCTACTACCATTTATCAAGAAACATTTATGACAGTCTGCAACAGATCATAGTTAGtgacttttgttgttattaCACTAAGCTTAACTCttaataaaatgacatttctagcaataaatatttctaaatgtCTTGCTTAGGCATCATTCTTGCCCTGAGAATAGAGAAGGCTCTGCACAGAACAATTTCTAGTTCGAGTAACAGTTGATGTCAAATCAAAAAAATTTGCATGTAAGCGTCCAGCAGATTTGAATGATCTTACCTTGGCTGCCTTAACAGCGGCACCGTAACCAGTGGAGACACCACAGCCTAGCAGACATACTTTGTCCAGTGGTGCATCGGCTCTTATCTTTGCAAGTGAGGTGTCGGGAACCACGGTGTACTGGGAGAAGGAACTGACGCCAAGGAACTGGTAAACCTGCTGCCCCTTACAAGATATCCTGCTTGTGCCATCAGCCAATACACCCACTTGTGCATTTTCCCTAAAACCCACATAGAACAGTGTGCAGTGATACTCCATGAAAAGAATATGGTAAATTTGTATAGACGTACGGTAATGTAATCACCAGTTCTTCCTGCAGTGATTCGTTTTGGGACTTTGACATCGCTCACATTCACCACAATATGGTAGAAAAAGAGGAATAACTTTATCCCCTGagaatgcaacaaaaacaattcaGTCAGCTGTGGCAAAAAGGAGAAATAAGAACTAAACCAAATGTCATGCTTGTTGGTTGGAAGTGAGAGCAATTTACCCGGTGAGAATGTGGTGACATCTGGACCGACACTCTCCACTATGCCTGCTGCTTCATGACCGAGAACTAAAGGGAACGGTCTGGATTTCATCCCTTTGTGAGTCTCATACAGGTATTCCCAGTCGGTGTGGCACACGCCTGTGGCAACTGTCTGCACAGGTAGAAAGGTGTTGGTTTTAGTGATAGTTTCAGGAAGTAGATAGAGATGTTGCAGAACCTGCACACATTTCATGTTAGTATTTATCACACGCCTCATCAAATTAAAACTAGATGACACAAATGACTAAGACAATTCTGATATTTAGTCTCCACTAATGCGACCATTACAGAATTTAAcagtgtgtctcattttcacatTAATTAACCATGTTGACACTGACTTTTATGCTGTGTGGCATTACATATTCCAACACTTATAACCTATgcccccaaaaaacaaacatgcatatTGTTTGTGTTGGGGTGTGCTGCTAACCTTGATCCTGACTTCATGGGCCTTGGGTGGGGCCACTTCCACCTCCTCAATAACCAGAGCTCTTCCAGGCTCCCAAGCAACAGCAGCTTCACATTTGATCACctaaaggacaaaaacacatatGTTCTGCGATTTTGGTTGTGAATTACATCACATTTACAGCTAAATGAGGGGAAACTAGGTTATGAAAAACATACTTTAGCTGTTGTCAGAAATAGTTGGCTCAAAGCATCAAAAACACCAGTCTATTTATAACAGAATGGAAATATCACAGAATGAGCTTTTTTTTCATACCTGACgtgctgttgtcatttttgagtgacgtttccaaaataaacaacctgcatttcaacaaaataattaaattatcgAAACATACACCTGCGTTTATCACAaagtcacaaagagacaactTCGTATCATTTTCTATCTATTTTGTATTAGACTACGTGAAATAATGCTTACCGTGTTACTTGTCTCAACAAGTCTAGCGCCAACAGCCAGTGTCTGTTCCTTTAAATATGGCTGATGGGCAGTTTACGACATTTCCCAACACTACTGCCTACCTTTACGGCAATGTGCGGTCACACGTGTTGACATCGCATGGAAGTCCGCGGCAGCGAGCAGGGCAGGCAGTCGATTAAATTTGTGTgtaatttggtttaattttagTCTAAATGAGGTTTCCGACTTTCttagtgtttctgttttgaagtAAATACACGtcgtcttgttttttgtttgaaaatgtgcatgaaTGTCGTAGTTTGAATGACCGAATTAAGCTAACACGTTAGCAAGAAGTTGTGCAGTGCCTCTAAAGCCACACTGTTGAGAGCAGTGAATTCACTCCTGCGTACGCTTTGTAATGTTGAATTAACGTGTTTTTGTGTCGTGTTTAATTTATCCTGGCTTCCTTATTTGCAGAGGATTTGAAGAAGCATGTCgttcagaggaggaggaggtggacgAGGCGGTGGAAGAGGTGGAGGTTTTAACCgaggtggaggaggcagaggagggtTTGGAGGAGGCAGAGGTGGAGGATTTGGACGGGGAGGTGGAAGAGGTGGTTTTAACAGACAGCAAGACTATGGTCCTCCGGAATATGTTGTTGGTAAGTTGATCAGACTTCATTTGGGCCCAGTGAACTGGTTGACCATGCTGTATCTGCTTAAGCTACACACTGGTAGCACTTTCTGCAGCTCAGTATTGTGGCAGAGTGAGGAAGTAATGCTCACTGTGTTATCTACTAGATGGGTGCGATGACCAGTTCATCTCAAAACAAATTTACCACAGTTAGCAGTTTCTTGCTTGTACACATTTTGGCTCAACAGTTAACTGATTTCAATCAGTGCGATTGGTTTATTCCATTTTAAGTAATCACGCCCTTTTGCtcaatcatctttaatgtgcttGAAACGTTTGTCACAAACcaggatatttaaaatgatgtctGAACTTTTGTACTtatatcaagtttttttttttttttgaggtaaTCCGTCATTTGTAAATTGCCCGTTGAGCCACTGTCACACATTGATATTAAATGGTGTCAATGATTTTCCAAGTTCATGCCATCCCTCTCCTTGTCTGTCACGCTTTTGTTGGTCATGTTCACTGCGTCATCTACTAGATGGGTGTGATGACCAGTTCATCACACTCATGTGATAAGGTCCCATGgaatgttttaaatctgtttaaaaaggGGATGATTAATAAGGTAAAGCTGGAAAATCTGATAGCAATATCTGTCCCAAAATTGCATTTAGATATTTTCCTGACTCCTCAGCCCCAGTAAACATCCAAGCTGTAATCACAACAGaatactgcatttttaaaacccTCCCTTATATCAGACGTTGGGCTGAATAATGTGggaatgtctaaaaaaaaaacaatgcaatttaAGTTGAATATAAAAGATGTTGTCCTTGTTCATCATTTGTAAATAGACGCAACAGACTCTGCAGTTGTACAGCTGTCTTGCATTTTCTGAAGATTTTACAgcaagttgtaaaaaaaatataatggaAATTTTATATATCTTTAATATTAATTCCATGTAATAAGCACAACAGATGGTGTATGAGGATGCTTTTGAACTCACATCCCATCATGacattgtaaaacaaataactaCACACATTGGTGGTTATTGATGTGTGCTATTACTactgagttttaaaaaaagttttagttttCCTCAAttcattccatgttttattgatatttcttattttaataCTTCAAAAGCCCCAATGTCGCCATTGTGTTTATGTCTAAACTGCATGGATTCTGGTTTGCAGAGTTGCAGACTTGCAAAACTGCTCATGATGGTTGCAGTATGTTTTACAGAACTGTGTTTCGTTGTCTTTCCACTCTGCAGCGCTTGGAGAATTCATGCATCCATGTGAAGATGACATTGTGTGCAAATGTACTACAGAAGAAAACAAGGTTCCATACTTCAATGCCCCAGTTTACTTGGAAAACAAAGAGCAGATCGGAAAAGTGGATGAGATATTCGGCCAGCTCCGAGACTTTGTatcctttctgtctttatttcagCCCCTAAATCTCTGAGGTGACACCTTGTGGGGAACCGCTGGGGGTTAAATATCAGCCTTGTTACCCAGAATCCTGTTCACTCCTTAACCTAtctctgcagtatttttcagtcaaactttctgaaaatatgaaggCGTCTTCGTTTAAGAAGTTACAGAAGGTACAAAAGGTCTTCCTGAACATTTTCAAGTACTGAATTTGGATACATCTATTTGCTAAACAGTATGTAATTAgtgcttctttttttagttttatataGATCCAATGAAGCTCCTCCCTTTGCAAAGATTCCTCCCGAGGCCACCAGGAGAGAAGGGGCCACCTAGAGGAGGCCgaggtggaggaagaggtgGTGGACGTGGGGGTGAGGCGTCAATTTCTCATTTTGATCTATTAAGTGTGCagcctttttttcctgtttgggCACTATTTTTAAATGCTGTGAATTTAAAGTGGAAAGAAAGATTTAACATCTGCTTATTAAGAGTATGACTTGTAAGAGAGATTTAATtaattctgctttgtttttatttcaggtgGTTTCCGAGGCGGCAGGGGAGGAGGATTTGGAGGTGGACGAGGTGGAAGAGGTGGAGGTTTCGGAGGTGGACGAGGCGGAGGcttcagaggaggaagaggaggaggtggtggacgTGGATTTAGAGGTTAGCCGGTTTCCTGTGTGCtaaaatttttatttgtctttctgaATGTAAAAGTTGTCATGTGGTTTATCAAGCATATGTTTTCTTGATGttcattattgtcattgttttctttatttgcagGTGGGAAATGATCTGACAGAGGGTCTGGCAAGATCGTCACATCTTTACTTCCAGCTAAAAGGTTGCGCTCTACATCAGAATCGTGGCTTGTTGGACTTGTATAGACATTGCCTTCATTTGTAGACCTTGAGAGGAGTTTTCACTTTgcgttttatgttttttctttttaccagtTTCGAATGAGTGATGGATCttcatggtttttatttaaaaggtTCATAAGTATGCttgtgtgtaaaataacagggaccttttcagctttttatgGAGGGTGTTTATTGGAAAACCCTTTGTAAGAAAGTGTGTCACCATTCTGTGCTGattatgtttaaatgtttaagattCCGGGAAACATGTTCACAAACCTCCATGTACTAATTTCCTTTGTAGAGGAAAATGTGTGCAAATCAGACTGTATTCAATGTTGGTTGATAATATTTTCATACTCATTTTGTAATATCTGAAGATAAATATTGTAGCTTTTTTCTTAAAGGCCTCGATTAAAACATGCTTTGTAACTGTATGTCCATTTTATATTCTCAGGTTTTGCAAGAATTTTTGACACCATGACATGGAATTTGTCATCCCACAATGCTATGCAGAATAGGCTAATCTTACTTATGCAGCAAATAAGCAAAAGTTGATAAATTAATATTCTTTTAGACCCCCCTCACtcaaaaatttgcttttttttattagctTGAGAAATTATTGTCACAAAGAAATTTTGCCTGAATTCAAGATGATTCTGTGATGCTGTAATTACTTTGAAAGGCAATTATGGTCTAAtatgctgaaaatgtgtttgtacAGTCATATGAAATCATAAGTACCTGGAAATTGACATATTTGGAGTAGGATCCTTTTGATACAGTGCCTGGTGCACTTAAACAACAtaggaaaaaatgctttttcaaTTATACATTCAtccacaacagcaaaaaaattaaatgtcacTAAGTGGTAAAAGTAATTGGGTTCATAATATAGTATTGCCGTCTTTAAGAGAAGGAATGAATATATTCCCTGTTTCACAACACTTGAATGAGAATCAAATCTGAGCTTTGACTTTGCCTATACATAACCCTCCATTTCTTCTATGTGAGCAATTCCATGATGAAGTCTAGACAGAAAATCCTCTTCAAAGGTTCACTTCTAGTTCAGCTTCAAGCACCCTTTGATATGATGCAGAATTCATATTTCAACCAGTGAATGCACTGTGAGTCACAGGTGGTTTGAGGTTCTGTTGAAATGTATGTATGGACAAACATATACATTAAGATCTTCATGTTCACCAGCAAAGTGTAGTTTTGCACTGATgctctttttggacattttttcagaCTTGCCTTTCATGCAGCTCAAATCTATATGTATGCACTTTGATgctaaaatttaaatttcactACAAATCCTGTGAATACGGTGTTATTTTTGTATCAAAAAGATGTCCACAGGACTGGCTATCTCAATTGACAGTTGTTTTAAACCTACTCTATataaaaattatgcaaaaatgatTGATCATCTATTCAAATCCCTTGCCAGACTAATTGAAATCCAgaactattttattatttcttcttttttattttctgaaaccCTAAAGAGTGCTTTCGATCTTGGGATGATGACACATTAACTGCAAAGAGAACACCAGACCAtaactttcagttttaaataagAGAGATTCTAATTATTGCCACCTAATCTCCAACCCCTGAttataatttaatttgtttaaatcTGTATAGGCGTAGGTTTTATTTGTCATGTTTGAGGATGTCATCTTTGTTAATATCCACTattgatttaattaaattttatttttacagcgcCAATTCActacatatgtcatctcacagcacttaACATGGTAAGGTAGAGACctaacaaattattattattgtgtctTGGTAAAACATGTTGAATAGGTCAACAATTcccttcattattttttttataatcattatttatatatttaaaacatttacatttaaagcaacagacCTTGAGCCAAAGTCTGTGACACTGTGGtcagcagtggaaaaaacagTTGTAGATTGTTGATAATTCAGTTAGGGAGAAGCAATTTTTGAACAACAgcaacataataataataataataataataataataataatgtccttttttttaaagtttaaaaaaaatcaataatatcTTCCTACATTTCTTTCAGACTCAAATTTTGTTATCTATGCATCTGCTTTAGAAATTACTTTGTTCCCTCTACTGCGGCTGCGCCATTCCCACGCTGAGTGTTCTGGCCTCTGATTGGTCCACACGTTAACTTCTTTACGGCCGTTCACTGCTCCTCCCTCTCGCGCTGAAGGAAACAACATGGAGACAGCTGGCAAAGTAAGTACAATTCCCACAAAATGTGCAGGAAACTCTTTCAAATGCACTCTTTCTTTAAGTTTTCGCCGTAATCGTGCGATTAAATGCACTTTTAGGATGAAAAACAACTCACGGTTCTGTCAGCTGACGTGCACGTATTAACAACCCGCGTTGAATGAAGTGCTACAAAGACCCTCTGTTCCACTGTTCCAGCACTAATCAGGGATCTTTGGTCAGTCAGTCGCAGTATATCTGCAAGCTGCTGCAATGCTTGTCCAAAGAAATACAGCAGTGGCATGTTTTACGTTATACTATGAGCTAATAATGCGATTATAAAATGTGCAAACTCCTATTTAGCATCAAATGCATGAGGTAATTGATGGTGAAGCAGAGTATTTCTCCTAACTGGAGCTCTTACATAAGCACAAGCTTGGGTAGAGTTCAAAGGCTAACTACACTGTGCAGCTGGCTGGACCTGTCACAGACTCTGTAGAGCTGCAGCTACACATTTAGTTGCATTGTTTGACCAGGAAACTTTCTGTGCTTTACTTTCAGGTGATCAAGTGCAAGGCAGCTGTTGCCTGGGAGCCTGGGAAGCCTCTGTCCATCGAAGAGGTGGAGGTCGCCCCACCTAAGGCCCATGAAGTCCGCATTAAGGTAAACCAAAAGACACTtgcccatttaaaaaaaaaatgcctgacTCAAATGCACCTGTTGAAACATTTTAAGAGTAGCTCAGCAAGGAGGATCTTTCTAGATTGAAACCAGTTTTAGTTTTGTATCAGGGATATGTTTATCAGCtcgagaagaaaaaaatcccaacagTTTTCCCCataatcattttgttttgtgcttgCATGCATGATATTAGGTTGGGCGATATTGTTTGTAAAGTCTgtcacaataaaatgttttataataaaTCGTTATTGCTAATTTTTGCATGATCTATAAGTTTTAATGAAGgccaggagaagaaaaaaggactATTTTGAATATAACTACCTTACTGTGAATGTAGCCACTTACCCTGTTTATCAGAGCACACAgataataattttaatgtgaacaCAAccatataaaacaaacaaaaaaaattgtaccaGTCgtatttcataattttaatatatcAAGTCTCATTTACTTGTACTTCTCTGTACATTCTCTAAATCTTGAACTTGCTGCTTATTGCACTTCTGGTTAGATGCCAAACTGTTTTTCGTCATTTGTACTTGTGCATGTGTAATGACAATGAagttgaatctaatctaatctaaaaaatgcacatatgaaaaaaatgtactcaTAAAATTAATAAGGATAATGGAATGCTCCCAATTTCAAACgcataaaataaagaaagcaacaaaaccctgaagatggagagagacCAGGGTGTAGCTGTTCCTCAGGAAGTCTGGATGGCAGCAGTGGGAGAACAGTTATTGGTGAATGAGCTCTCTTATTCTCTTGAAGGTCTTGGACTTTGTTCATGGAGctcaaatttgcatttttgtaatgttttttcatGGCAGTTTGCACCTAATGCTTGCCATTTACAAATAACTACTAAGCAGTTTCCTTATTGTAGTTATGAAGTTTTTATTGTCTGTATGATAAGCTTATTCTTTTATCTCCCAGGCTTAATAATTGTGTTTCATAAATGGGGTGTAGCTTGAGTTAGACATTATATTAGAAAAAGTACCGGTAATATTCCACTTTTGCACCTAGAGGCATCTAGCCATGTCTGACATGAACTGAAAGCAACACTGTGCCTGTCAGATCGTTGCCACAGGCGTGTGTCACACTGATGCCTACACTCTAAGTGGCTCTGACCCAGAGGGACTTTTCCCTGTTATCTTGGGACATGAGGGTGCTGGAACAGTGGAGAGCGTCGGTGAGGGTGTCACTAAATTCAAGCCAGGTAGGCTGCAGCCagagaaaacattcacattttcatatttgGTCAACATGTTTAGCAATTAAAATTCTTTGCATGGCTCTTTTTAATTATTGACTGTTATTTTTCTCTAAGGCGATACTGTCGTCCCCTTGTATGTGCCACAGTGCGGTGAatgcaaattctgcaaaaatccCAAGACCAACCTTTGCCAGAAAATTAGGTAAAGTGTCCACATAAATTTATGCAACCTTGAATTGATGAGGACTTTGTTTCATCACGCATTCATgatattaaatcatttgttcctCGTGCTTGCTCTTTGCAGAATCACCCAAGGTCAGGGCCTGCTCCCTGACAAGACCTCCCGCTTCACTTGCAAGGGAAAGCAAGTGTTTCACTTCATGGGGACCAGCACCTTCTCAGAGTACACTGTAGTGGCTGACATCTCTCTGGCCAAGGTTAATGAGAAGGCTCCACTGGATAAGGTGTGCCTGCTTGGATGTGGCATCTCTACAGGTTACGGTGCTGCTATTAACACTGCCAAGGTGGGTACACAGCTTGTTGGCCATGTGATGAGACTGCCTTCCTACAATAGATATTTGTTAACAGTTCTTTTCTAAAGTGAGTTAACCACCATAGTAAATGTGTGATACATTTTTTCATCTAAAGGTCACTGCACAAAACGCACTTGTCACACAGTGTTGCACTAAAGAGAACgataaaaagagatgcaaattgTG
This Amphiprion ocellaris isolate individual 3 ecotype Okinawa chromosome 13, ASM2253959v1, whole genome shotgun sequence DNA region includes the following protein-coding sequences:
- the LOC111588373 gene encoding alcohol dehydrogenase class-3-like, translated to MTTARQVIKCEAAVAWEPGRALVIEEVEVAPPKAHEVRIKTVATGVCHTDWEYLYETHKGMKSRPFPLVLGHEAAGIVESVGPDVTTFSPGDKVIPLFLPYCGECERCQSPKTNHCRKNWENAQVGVLADGTSRISCKGQQVYQFLGVSSFSQYTVVPDTSLAKIRADAPLDKVCLLGCGVSTGYGAAVKAAKVEKDSSCVVFGLGAVGLAAIMGCKVAMAKTIIGIDINPEKFEKAKLFGATDCINPRDFSKPIQEVVVEKTNGGVDYALECVGSPVIMSAALESTTDAWGMCVIAGWTETESISVLVEKLLMGRTLKGTYFGGWKSVLDVPKLVDDYMDNKLKLDEFITHTRQLNQINEAFDLLKNGKSIRTVIYLRGPQETDGPSYAT
- the gar1 gene encoding H/ACA ribonucleoprotein complex subunit 1: MSFRGGGGGRGGGRGGGFNRGGGGRGGFGGGRGGGFGRGGGRGGFNRQQDYGPPEYVVALGEFMHPCEDDIVCKCTTEENKVPYFNAPVYLENKEQIGKVDEIFGQLRDFYFSVKLSENMKASSFKKLQKFYIDPMKLLPLQRFLPRPPGEKGPPRGGRGGGRGGGRGGGFRGGRGGGFGGGRGGRGGGFGGGRGGGFRGGRGGGGGRGFRGGK
- the LOC111588371 gene encoding alcohol dehydrogenase class-3, with product METAGKVIKCKAAVAWEPGKPLSIEEVEVAPPKAHEVRIKIVATGVCHTDAYTLSGSDPEGLFPVILGHEGAGTVESVGEGVTKFKPGDTVVPLYVPQCGECKFCKNPKTNLCQKIRITQGQGLLPDKTSRFTCKGKQVFHFMGTSTFSEYTVVADISLAKVNEKAPLDKVCLLGCGISTGYGAAINTAKVEPGSTCAVFGLGAVGLAVIMGCKVAGATRIIGIDINPGKFEKAKEFGATEFVNPKDHSKPIQEVLVEMTDGGVDYSFECIGNVQIMRAALEACHKGWGESVIIGVAGAGQEISTRPFQLVTGRVWRGTAFGGWKSVESVPKLVDDYMNKKLKVDEFVTHTLPFEKINEGFDLMHEGKSIRAVLTF